The following is a genomic window from Acidimicrobiales bacterium.
CCGTCGCCGTCGCCATGGTCGACGGGCCGGAGGCCGGGCTCGACCTGCTCGCGACCCTGGACAAGGACGAGCGCCTGGCCGCCCACTACCGCGTCACCGCCGTCCGCGCCCACCTGTTCGACCTCGCTGGCGAACACGATGCGGCGCGGTCGAGCTTCCTCGACGCCGCCCGGTCGAGCACAAGCCTCCCCGAGCGGCGATATCTGGAGGCCCAGGCGGAGCGGCTGAACTCCCCCGGATTTTCTCCGTCGAGGTGTCGATCCGACCGGAACCCGCTCGACGCTCTGCCAGAGTGAGGCAAGAGCTGCCCACGCAGAGGAGAAATGGAGCAGACCATGCGATTCCTGGGATACACCCTTGCCAACGAGGCAGAGGCCCCGACCGAGGCCCCGTCCCCCGATCTGTACGAGAAGATGGGGCGGTTCGTCGAGGAGGCGACCAAGGCCGGCATCATCGTCGCCACCGGTGGAATCGCCCCCACATCCGAGGGCGCCCGGATCAGTCTGAAGAGTGGCGAGTACACCGTCGTCGACGGGCCTTTCGCCGAGGCCAAGGAGCTGGTGGGTGGCTGGGCGCTCCTGGAGTGCCGGGACCTGCCCGAAGCCGTCGAGTGGTCCAAGCGGTTCCTCGGCGTCCTTGGCGAGGGCGAGGTGCGCGTCCGCCCCGTCTCGGGCTGACGCAGCGGCGCCCCCTCTCCTGCCGAAGGCACGACGTGGTGGTTGAATCGGTGGCGTGCCGGATACCGATTCAACCGCCACGATCGAGGCCGCCTACCGGGTCGAGTTCCCAAAGGTGGTCGCGGTGCTGGCCAGCTTCACCGGCGACATCGCTCTTGCCGAGGACCTTGCTCAGGACGCGCTCGCGGACGCGCTGCTCCAGTGGCCTCGCGACGGGACCCCGCACAACCCTGGTGCATGGCTCACCGCCGTGGGGAAGCGCAAA
Proteins encoded in this region:
- a CDS encoding YciI family protein, whose amino-acid sequence is MRFLGYTLANEAEAPTEAPSPDLYEKMGRFVEEATKAGIIVATGGIAPTSEGARISLKSGEYTVVDGPFAEAKELVGGWALLECRDLPEAVEWSKRFLGVLGEGEVRVRPVSG